From the Amia ocellicauda isolate fAmiCal2 chromosome 12, fAmiCal2.hap1, whole genome shotgun sequence genome, the window CACAATACGATAattttcttgtattattgtgAACTACAGAGGTGGGAGACAGTGTTGACCCCTGTGTGACCTCTCTCAACCCTGGCTGGCTGCAATGCTTCAAGGGTCAGATGGGAAAGGGCAGCTGGGGGTCACAGCTACCTCAGCACTGCACACAGTGTGGATGCCTCACCCTGCCCCCTCTGTCCTCTCTGTCTCCCGTCCCCAGACCCGCCCTCCAATGTCTCAGTGCGGGCCAACCAGACCGACCCAATGGAGTTCATCACCGTGGCGCTGCAGTGCATTGCCTCGGGCTTGGACCTCCAGTACCACTGGCTCAATGGCAGCTCCGAGGTCGGGACTGGACCACAGACCCAGTTGACCAATGACAGCCAGACCCTGATCATCACCACTGTCCAACGGGACGACCGGGGGCCCTGGTTCTGCTCGGTCAGCAACCCAGTGGGCAACACCTCCAGCCTGGGCTACAACCTCACTGTGAGCTGTGAGTGAGTCCACAGTCCCCCAACCCCTCGCAGTTCTATCTGCAAGAGCTCAGTCTCCCAGTCCTGCCACTTGCCTTCcacactgactgtctgtctgtccgtcccaGTGGCGTAGCATGGGGGGGGCAGAGGGGGGACAACTGGAATCCTTAATCAGAAACTTTTTGATCCAGTCAGGAATCTGGGAGTCCAGATGTAAAACATTCACCCCCTTCTTAGCTGGAATCACTACAGTTAACATTCACAATTTCCCCCTTCAAAAAAAGTAACCCTACGCCACTGGGCCCCTGGAGGGCCGTGGAGGACCTGACAGACACTGTGTTACAGCCCCCCACTGTGTGTCTCTCCTATGTCCCAAGCCCATCCTGTGTGCTTCTTGTCCTATCTACACTCTGAGCCATTTGCTTCCAAGATTGCCACTTCCAGAGTTCTGTCTGCCCTTATGTCTCTCCATCTGTCCCTCTGGTGTCCTTTGCAGCACCCCCCTATTTCTGAAGGAGGCCGATGCAAGCTTTAGTTCGCTTCAGACATTTTCCACCAGCATCTCTCAATCTGTCCTATTCTTTAAGGAAACTGATGGTGCTGCATTAAGAGCCCAGGAAGCCCAGGCTGTGCACTTTTGGATTTATTGCATTCGTTCTTCATTTGCGTTTTCCCtccctctacctctctctctccttccctgtcTATCTCTGTCACTACCTCCATCttctgctccctctctctttccctctttgTATCTGTCTCCCCCCTCCTACAGTTATCAATGACAACAGTACAGATGGGGTGTAGTCTGGAGCAGGCAGGTCTTGTTCATGCATTGTGTGCAAGCTGGCATCAGTGTGGTACTGCGCCTCTCATCAGTAAGCATCTGACGGGAGGGATGTTTTGTTTGGGCACGACTCTGGTCTGATAAGTGCTCTCTCGCCCCGCTCTGTCAACACTCAGGGGAGAAAGTCAGCTGTGCCCCTGGGGTAATGGGCACTCACTGTGTGTGCCTCCCTGTTACACAGCTGGGCAGGAGGGGAGGTTGCCAGCCTGGCATGACAATTGAGATTCGGTAGGCCTGTTTGGACTCGAGCAACAGCTCAGATTCCTCTAAGccttacataataataataataataataataataataataataataattacattactggtcaaaagttttagaacagctacatttttccagtttttattgaaatttacacagattaatgtctcaatgtactctgaattaaagcatagaacaatgTGGCAACCCCTTAAGCTGATAAACCCCTCTGTTACACTTAAAAGgacaccaaatccatgtgcttctcttcaATCCCATGTGTACCcatgtgttgtttgccaagtgtttggtatcccatgacagctgagactctcagctttctaacgatgtgaagcattcccTGCATTctccgcattctgaaatgggggggtggggggatacaaaatctcagaaaatattgacaattatgacatgtTTTGGAACCAGACAGCACTACTGGACTATCCATGTTTTGGTAACACAATACTCGCCCGCAGAGAGCTcgaaatgtcaagatggaaaactctgtttacagtgtactaatacacaacaattttacataattggatctgaacttctctgtgtttgacagaacatcaaataatatatactggattaatcattaggttATTCTGTACAAAATAAGGTTAATTGCAAAGAATTTGAAATATCGGATCGAAATTTTAATTTATCCCCCTGACTCTGAATGACGGCAggtgacacggaaactgtaaatctatGCACAAGAGCTACGCATAACACTTAACATGtcaagtacatgttaacaaatgcataattacactgttcttttgagaaactaacatgtagttaatAAGTACAATGTTAATAACAACatactatgttaataaactgtaatttgggAGACACTGTAAAGTGTAAAGACGCCTCAACTTGCTTTACATCAATGACAAGGAATTGCCAGTGATGAAACAAACTCATTTTGCTTAGTCGGTCTTTTTAAAAACGTATATAATAGAGTATCTCTTAAACAGTCTCCAGCAGGGCCTCTCCCTCTATGCTCCTCTGGCAGGAGATGGACAGAGCTGCATCAAAGGCTTTCACCGGATTGCATCCCATATCAACACATCCCATTGACCGCAGTGTCACACGATCAGCCCacctctgctgctgctcctgaCTGGCCCACCCCGTGCTCCCTGTCTCTGTGAAATGTTCTGGAGAGCACTCTTGTTGGTGTGGAGCTCTTTATCAAACACCGATTGGTTGGTTAATCTATTCGTAACTCCTGTATGAAGAGCCGTTGGCATCCCCTTCCCCCCTCCTTCCCCTCTTTTCCATCTCTCTTGCCTATTCCCCGGCTGCTTCCTGACACCCAGCAAGCTGCACTCACCTCTCATTCAACACACCTGTCTGTTCCTAGATGGCCCAGAACAACTCTCTCTCATGGTCCACCCCCTCCTGCCTCCTTCTCTCCTGGAGGGTACATACCCAGCGGGCTCAGACCTCACCCTGTCCTGTTTGGCACAGTCCAGCCCCCCGGCGCTGTATCGCTGGGCCGTTAATGGAACCATGACTGACCATATGGGCCCAGAACTCAGGCTGCCCAGGGTCCAAGCACCCCAAAGTGGGAATTACACTTGCTGGGCCAGTAACAGCCGCACTGGAAGAACTGAGGCTGTGAGCACTGAGCTGACTGTGCTGGGTGAGTCAGTGCAGAAtgactgtgtgtgcatgttcatGAGCATTTGCTTGTGCATGTGGGTGCATCAGTGAGTGGGGGTATagggatgtgtttgtgtgtgtgtatgggtctGTGTATTTATACTCTGTGTGTGCAGCCCATTCATctgtctggctgtgtgtgtgcctgtatatatgtttgtgtgtgtgtgactgtatcTATGTGCAGTCAGTCAGATGGTCTCTCTGTGCTGACTGGTGAATCTTCACAGAGCTGATTACCAGCGTCACAGTGCTCCCTGCTGGAGGGGAGGTGCCAATGGTGGGTGGGAACCTAACTCTGCAGTGCCAGGCCGACGCCCCTGTGGAGTCCAGACAGTGGAGCAGAGTCAATCAGCCCCTCCCCCTTAACGCCTCGCTCTCCAAAGACAACAGCACCCTAAGCCTCGCCCTCCTGAGCCCCTCTGATACTGGAGACTATGAGTGCAGGGCCACCAACCCAGTGAGCACAGGGACTGGGACTTACGGCCTGACTTTCGACAGTAAGAGATGACTGTGGAGatgactgtgtctctgtctgtctgtctgtctgtctgctgtaAGAgctgactgtgtctgtgtgaataattgttatttttaagagTATGATTCTGAAAACAcaccaaatacaaattaaaattgagCTAAATTGTCATGACAAGTTCATataagtgttgccaaagcatttagaTCCAGTCAGTGGCATATGTTTAGTTTTAGATTATTATGACATGTTTTGGAACCAGACAGCACTACTGGACTATCCATGTTTTGGTAACACAATACTCGCCCGCAGAGAGCTcgaaatgtcaagatggaaaactctgtttacagtgtactaatacacaacgattttacataattggatctgaacttctctgtgtttgacagaacatcaaataatatatactggattaatcattaggttATTCTGTACAAAATAAGGTTAATTGCAAAGAATTTGAAATATCGGATCGAAATTTTAATTTATCCCCCTGACTCTGAATGACGGCAggtgacacggaaactgtaaatctatGCACAAGAGCTACGCATAACACTTAACATGtcaagtacatgttaacaaatgcataattacactgttcttttgagaaactaacatgtagttaatAAGTACAATGTTAATAACAACatactatgttaataaactgtaatttgggAGACACTGTAAAGTGTAAAGACGCCTCAACTTGCTTTACATCAATGACAAGGAATTGCCAGTGATGAAACAAACTCATTTTGCTTAGTCGGTCTTTTTAAAAACGTATATAATAGAGTATCTCTTAAACAGTCTCCAGCAGGGCCTCTCCCTCTATGCTCCTCTGGGAGGAGATGGATGGAGCTGCATCAAAGGCTTTCACCGGATTTTATCCCATATCAACACATCCCATTGACCGCAGTGTCACACGATCAGCCCacctctgctgctgctcctgaCTGGCCCACCCCGTGCTCCCTGTCTCTGTGAAATGTTCTGGAGAGCACTCTTGTTGGTGTGGAGCTTTTTATCAAACACTGATTGGTTGGTTGATCTTGCAGTGGGGAGAGCCAGGTAGCAGCTTACATGTTGTAGTAATGTGGGAATAacatggggtgggggtggcacGACTGATAGTGCTGATATCACAGGCCCAGACACAGTGAAcatcagtgaatctgtgacactaAACTGCTCTGCCCAGTCTGTGCCCCCCACTACCTCACCTGGAGACTCAGAGGGATGATTGCCTCCACCAGCCCCCAGTACACAATGCACATCGCCAGAGCAGCTGTCCTTagactctgtctctctctatctctctctatctctctcactgCAGGGGAGACTCAGTCTGGGTCTCTGAGCGGGGGAGCGATTGCTGGCATCGTAATTGGTTGCTTGGTGGGCCTGGCACTCGTGGGAGGGGCAGTGTACTTCCTACTGAGGATAGAGGGGTGAGTGTGTTGAGACAAGCAGACAGATAGGTCAGGGTAATGGGGGTTAAGAAACTGAAGGTGTTGTCAGGATTTGTCAGTCTCTCTTTCTGCAGGAGCTCCAGGAGCCCCCCCACTGGGACAGGAGAGCACAGTGAGTGAGACTGCTGTCTATCTCTCCATCTGTCTGTGCATTTAtttccctgtctctgtctgtctgtattaaCATCTGTCAACTTATCAAGCAATGtgtaagattaagtaaataggttttaattattatatttcttagcaggtgaccttatccagagtgacttacaatcatacagtatatcacattatttttacatacaattacatttatacacCTGGGTTTTTAcaagcaatctaggtaaagtaccttgctcaagggtacaacagcagtaccCCCCACCCAagactgaacccacaaccctccacttcAGAGTCCAgaaccctaaccactactccactccacaaaaaataataaataaagaaatataattgtaaaagccggacacagggagggagagagagtctcgggttccagTGGTGTTCATGGGGGTAAACGGGACAAAACacaaggggtaaaaacaaccaaaacaaaacatccacacaaaacagggtgctccgagcagtcagggttgggagtgtcagtcctccttcACAGCAGGTTAGCTGCCTTCGTCAGGGAAgaagagggattaaatagaggaggcacagctgccgctgacgtcacaatcgcctcggtgcccattgcccgcagccgtgagtccgcagcctgttagcgatggagcggacaacacagctgtggcaaatgagcacctcatcagcggacgtcagcagcagctgtgccgtgacagacagcagcctgtcacaataatattataataaaataaagaaatcaagAGGAAACAGAAAGGGAGACATCAGTTAAGCATTTATTATTCCCTTTATTCCCAGTAAAGCCCCCCCCACATCAAATAAAACCACATGGAGAACTGCCTCCCTCCCAcacctaaaaaataaaaaataaaaaatacaactgCCCCCCTCGCTCTCCACAGCCATGACATTCTATACTGAACTACCTCCTTCCCTATGTGCCGTTCAGATGCCCCCCTCACTACCCGGCAGCAGCAGCATGACTTCTGTGGCTGCAGACTGTTCagactgtccctcaggctgccCACCAGGGCTGGTGCTAGGGAGGGGGGCTAGAGGGGGCTCACCCCCAGAGGTCCCTTTAGCCCTCCCAGAACCACTTTCCTAATTTACggtttaaatttttttttgtatatatattaattttgcatttatatcagttttacattttctatttgACTGGCACATGCTTCAATATAGAAGAGATACAAGCACTTGCACAGAACGATGCATTGTTTAAtataccggtcaaaagttttagaacacctaaattTTTCCCGTTTTTATTGAgatttatgcagtttaatgtctcagtgtactctaAAATTATAGCATAGAAcacataaacaattggagataaagaataaatcatggaattgtaCCCCAATTTATGCCCCTGAAATGGGgtggggatacttggtctgagtaggaatacaaaatctaagaaaatattgacaatattGACAACATATGCTGGAACTAC encodes:
- the LOC136764990 gene encoding carcinoembryonic antigen-related cell adhesion molecule 1 isoform X3; the protein is MQRTAALSALLLALTTGCCALQLVLPPGPVNGTVGGSVRLNTAVNPPTPLLLITWRNGTSDASPLVITSAPGGSTYGDGYKGRVSLDRSTGALQITQLTLGDTGTYGVNIITNAGATLTGQVELRVYNPPSNVSVRANQTDPMEFITVALQCIASGLDLQYHWLNGSSEVGTGPQTQLTNDSQTLIITTVQRDDRGPWFCSVSNPVGNTSSLGYNLTVSYGPEQLSLMVHPLLPPSLLEGTYPAGSDLTLSCLAQSSPPALYRWAVNGTMTDHMGPELRLPRVQAPQSGNYTCWASNSRTGRTEAVSTELTVLELITSVTVLPAGGEVPMVGGNLTLQCQADAPVESRQWSRVNQPLPLNASLSKDNSTLSLALLSPSDTGDYECRATNPVSTGTGTYGLTFDRETQSGSLSGGAIAGIVIGCLVGLALVGGAVYFLLRIEGLSVGHV
- the LOC136764990 gene encoding carcinoembryonic antigen-related cell adhesion molecule 6 isoform X2 translates to MQRTAALSALLLALTTGCCALQLVLPPGPVNGTVGGSVRLNTAVNPPTPLLLITWRNGTSDASPLVITSAPGGSTYGDGYKGRVSLDRSTGALQITQLTLGDTGTYGVNIITNAGATLTGQVELRVYNPPSNVSVRANQTDPMEFITVALQCIASGLDLQYHWLNGSSEVGTGPQTQLTNDSQTLIITTVQRDDRGPWFCSVSNPVGNTSSLGYNLTVSYGPEQLSLMVHPLLPPSLLEGTYPAGSDLTLSCLAQSSPPALYRWAVNGTMTDHMGPELRLPRVQAPQSGNYTCWASNSRTGRTEAVSTELTVLELITSVTVLPAGGEVPMVGGNLTLQCQADAPVESRQWSRVNQPLPLNASLSKDNSTLSLALLSPSDTGDYECRATNPVSTGTGTYGLTFDRETQSGSLSGGAIAGIVIGCLVGLALVGGAVYFLLRIEGSSRSPPTGTGEHNSQSAMYENSIALSPALTYENLPAPHTGPGKTAVQCHPEEADATYTGLQFQDCSTYSTLDRH
- the LOC136764990 gene encoding carcinoembryonic antigen-related cell adhesion molecule 6 isoform X1, whose product is MQRTAALSALLLALTTGCCALQLVLPPGPVNGTVGGSVRLNTAVNPPTPLLLITWRNGTSDASPLVITSAPGGSTYGDGYKGRVSLDRSTGALQITQLTLGDTGTYGVNIITNAGATLTGQVELRVYNPPSNVSVRANQTDPMEFITVALQCIASGLDLQYHWLNGSSEVGTGPQTQLTNDSQTLIITTVQRDDRGPWFCSVSNPVGNTSSLGYNLTVSYGPEQLSLMVHPLLPPSLLEGTYPAGSDLTLSCLAQSSPPALYRWAVNGTMTDHMGPELRLPRVQAPQSGNYTCWASNSRTGRTEAVSTELTVLELITSVTVLPAGGEVPMVGGNLTLQCQADAPVESRQWSRVNQPLPLNASLSKDNSTLSLALLSPSDTGDYECRATNPVSTGTGTYGLTFDRETQSGSLSGGAIAGIVIGCLVGLALVGGAVYFLLRIEGSSRSPPTGTGEHNSQSAMYENSIALSPALTYENLPAPHTGPGVSVSLCLCLCLGVHCVVTYSPVHYSRLSSPGPAEL